Proteins encoded together in one Caballeronia sp. NK8 window:
- a CDS encoding carbohydrate ABC transporter permease, with protein MSVLKRWFVPARVDELPVGGKAVAYLLLGLWSLVVLFPLYWMAITSFKLPVDVSTGPFYIPFVDFQPHLDAWHYIFVDLGPDTYRPYMNSLIVATCGTAASVFLGSMAAYALARIQYRPPVAAVSLGVLLIALLIAAVAWGHVDLRIALAVAFALFFLLLRPIVRRARKHLNNDDILFWVISQRILPPVVTVIPIYLMFRDVGLLDTHLALIITYATANLPIVVWLMFDFFDGVPREIEESAQIDGATRFAILFGIVLPLVAPGLVATSLLVLILSWNEYLFALFLTTANAQTMPLLVAAQNATRGPQWWNMSVLILIMILPVMLLTLTLQRFIVRGILVGAVKG; from the coding sequence ATGAGCGTATTGAAACGCTGGTTCGTGCCCGCGCGTGTGGATGAGTTGCCCGTCGGCGGCAAGGCGGTGGCTTATCTGTTGTTGGGGCTATGGTCGCTCGTCGTGCTGTTTCCGCTTTACTGGATGGCGATAACATCGTTCAAGCTGCCGGTGGATGTATCGACGGGTCCGTTCTATATCCCATTCGTCGACTTCCAGCCGCATCTCGACGCGTGGCATTACATCTTCGTCGACCTCGGGCCGGATACGTATCGGCCTTATATGAACTCGCTGATCGTCGCGACATGCGGCACGGCGGCTTCGGTCTTTCTCGGCTCGATGGCCGCCTACGCGCTCGCGCGCATTCAATATCGGCCACCGGTCGCGGCAGTGAGCCTCGGCGTCCTGTTGATCGCGTTGCTGATCGCTGCGGTCGCATGGGGGCATGTCGATTTGCGCATCGCGCTGGCCGTCGCTTTCGCGCTGTTCTTCCTGCTGTTGCGCCCGATCGTGCGCCGCGCGCGCAAGCATCTGAACAACGACGACATTCTCTTCTGGGTCATATCGCAGCGCATCCTGCCGCCCGTCGTCACGGTGATCCCGATCTATCTCATGTTCAGGGACGTGGGCCTGCTCGACACGCACCTCGCGCTCATCATCACGTACGCGACCGCGAATCTGCCGATCGTCGTCTGGCTGATGTTCGATTTCTTCGACGGCGTGCCGCGCGAAATAGAAGAGAGCGCACAGATCGACGGCGCGACTCGCTTCGCGATCCTGTTCGGCATCGTATTGCCGCTCGTCGCGCCCGGTCTCGTTGCAACGTCGCTGCTGGTGTTGATTCTCTCGTGGAACGAATACCTGTTCGCGCTCTTTCTGACGACCGCGAATGCGCAGACGATGCCGCTGCTGGTCGCCGCGCAGAACGCGACGCGCGGTCCGCAATGGTGGAACATGTCGGTGCTGATACTCATCATGATCTTGCCGGTGATGCTGCTGACGCTGACATTGCAGCGCTTCATCGTGCGGGGCATTCTCGTGGGAGCGGTGAAAGGATGA